A region from the Sutcliffiella horikoshii genome encodes:
- the lon gene encoding endopeptidase La, giving the protein MATNKEYHVPLLPLRGLMVFPTMVLHLDVGREKSIEALEQAMLGDDIVVLSTQKEVGTDNPAKEDLYTWGTLTKVKQMLKLPNGTVRVLVEGLERAKIEEFIEKDTHWEAKLLTYPDTEEKDPEDEALMRTLLDYFHTYTKLSKKTTIETYHTVSDITEPGRMADIITSHLPVNMKEKQDILETRDVKERLNKVIKHVNNEKEVLQLEKKIGLRVKRSMERTQKEYYLREQMKAIQKELGDKEGKGGEIEDLKEKLEKIGMPENVKKTALKEIDRYEKIPSSSAESSVIRNYIDWLLNLPWTEATEDQLNIIRAEEILNEDHFGLEKVKERVLEYLAVQQLTKSLKGPILCLAGPPGVGKTSLARSIAKSLDRKFVRVSLGGVRDESEIRGHRRTYVGAMPGRIIQGMKKAGTINPVFLLDEIDKMSNDFRGDPSSALLEVLDPEQNFNFSDHYIEEPYDLSNVMFIATANNLATIPGPLRDRMEIITIAGYTEIEKLNIGKDHLLPRQAKEHGLQKNLLQIRDEALMSIIRHHTREAGVRSLERQLASICRKAAKLIVSGEKKRVVITDKNLADFLGKPKFRYGQAEEEDQVGVATGLAYTTVGGDTLSIEVSLSPGKGKLMLTGKLGDVMKESAHAAFSFIRSRADELNIDPDFNEKNDIHIHVPEGAVPKDGPSAGITMATALISALTGRPVRRDVGMTGEITLRGRVLPIGGLKEKSLSAHRAGLKKVILPKENEKDLDDIPESVRKDLTFVLVSHLDQVLEHALAGEKK; this is encoded by the coding sequence ATGGCAACAAACAAGGAATATCATGTTCCATTATTGCCTTTAAGAGGACTGATGGTCTTTCCGACAATGGTTTTACATTTGGATGTCGGAAGGGAAAAGTCAATAGAAGCGTTAGAACAAGCAATGCTTGGGGACGATATTGTCGTTCTTTCTACACAGAAAGAAGTGGGAACCGACAATCCCGCAAAAGAAGACCTATATACTTGGGGTACTTTAACAAAAGTAAAACAAATGTTAAAACTTCCAAATGGTACGGTCCGTGTCCTGGTAGAAGGACTGGAACGTGCGAAAATTGAAGAGTTTATCGAAAAAGATACACACTGGGAAGCCAAACTATTGACCTATCCGGATACAGAAGAGAAAGACCCGGAAGATGAAGCCTTGATGAGAACTTTGCTGGACTATTTCCATACATACACAAAGCTCTCCAAGAAGACAACAATCGAAACATATCATACCGTTTCTGATATAACAGAGCCTGGAAGAATGGCCGATATCATTACATCTCATTTACCTGTCAACATGAAAGAAAAACAGGATATCCTGGAAACACGAGATGTAAAAGAACGTCTGAACAAAGTAATCAAGCATGTGAACAATGAGAAGGAAGTACTGCAACTTGAGAAGAAAATCGGCCTCCGAGTGAAGCGTTCCATGGAACGTACACAAAAGGAATATTATCTTCGCGAACAGATGAAAGCAATCCAGAAAGAGCTTGGGGACAAAGAAGGAAAAGGCGGCGAAATCGAGGATCTGAAAGAGAAGCTTGAAAAGATCGGAATGCCGGAAAATGTGAAAAAGACCGCATTGAAGGAAATCGACCGCTATGAAAAAATTCCATCCAGTTCTGCAGAAAGCTCTGTTATTCGCAATTATATTGACTGGCTGTTGAACCTTCCATGGACGGAAGCGACAGAAGACCAATTGAATATTATCAGAGCGGAAGAGATTCTTAACGAAGATCACTTTGGATTGGAAAAAGTGAAAGAACGCGTCTTGGAATACTTAGCTGTTCAACAGCTGACGAAGTCCTTAAAAGGCCCGATTCTTTGTTTGGCAGGACCTCCTGGTGTCGGTAAAACCTCTCTGGCACGTTCGATTGCAAAATCATTGGATCGCAAATTTGTCCGCGTCTCCCTTGGTGGAGTTCGGGATGAATCAGAAATCCGAGGCCATAGAAGAACCTATGTAGGAGCTATGCCAGGTCGAATCATCCAAGGAATGAAAAAAGCGGGAACCATCAACCCTGTTTTCCTTTTAGATGAAATTGACAAGATGTCCAATGATTTCAGGGGAGACCCTTCCTCTGCGTTATTGGAAGTATTAGATCCTGAACAAAACTTTAATTTCAGTGACCACTATATTGAAGAACCATATGATCTTTCTAATGTCATGTTCATTGCAACGGCAAACAATTTGGCTACCATTCCTGGACCGTTACGAGACAGAATGGAAATCATCACAATTGCTGGTTACACGGAAATAGAAAAGTTAAACATTGGAAAAGACCATCTGCTTCCTCGTCAGGCAAAGGAGCATGGATTACAGAAGAACCTGTTGCAAATAAGAGATGAGGCATTAATGTCCATCATCCGTCACCATACCCGTGAAGCGGGAGTCCGTAGTTTGGAAAGACAGCTTGCTTCTATTTGCAGAAAAGCAGCCAAACTTATCGTTTCCGGTGAAAAGAAAAGGGTAGTTATCACAGATAAAAACCTTGCCGATTTCCTTGGTAAGCCTAAATTCCGTTATGGACAAGCAGAAGAGGAAGACCAGGTTGGTGTGGCGACAGGCCTTGCATATACAACCGTCGGTGGCGATACACTATCGATTGAAGTGTCTCTATCACCAGGTAAAGGAAAACTTATGTTGACCGGTAAACTTGGGGATGTCATGAAAGAGTCTGCACATGCAGCATTTAGTTTTATCCGTTCAAGAGCGGACGAATTGAATATTGACCCTGATTTCAATGAGAAAAATGATATTCATATACATGTCCCAGAAGGTGCTGTTCCAAAAGACGGTCCTTCCGCGGGAATTACGATGGCCACTGCCTTGATCTCAGCATTAACTGGCAGACCGGTCAGAAGAGATGTTGGTATGACAGGTGAAATAACTTTAAGAGGGCGTGTGCTGCCAATCGGCGGTTTGAAAGAAAAATCCCTAAGTGCACACCGCGCCGGCTTAAAAAAGGTTATACTACCTAAAGAGAATGAAAAAGATTTGGATGATATTCCAGAAAGTGTGCGCAAAGATTTAACGTTTGTTTTAGTATCACATTTAGATCAAGTGTTAGAACACGCATT